The Streptomyces sp. P9-A4 genome contains a region encoding:
- a CDS encoding tyrosine-type recombinase/integrase: protein MTVRSYKVRFYKTEVYEGKRGSTYTVRWSVDGRRHGETFKKSALAESFRATLLVAANNGEPFDQDTGRPVSHAAPSTEITWYDFAIQYVDMKWSRISANNRISTAKALTKATLALLRAEPVQYEGVDVRKALREYAFNKNRREEAPSEYRAILAWIRRNSLPMSAWEDTKHVDAVLHALDTVLNGTPAAASSAKRYRRILNVVLRHAVRQNVLRANPMPKGKEENAAPKTSGAVDKRSLLNPHQVAGLLVWIAARPRTGHRLTVFFATLYYTGLRPEEAVALRVEDAVLPATGWGELRVHTAEPEVGSHWTDDGEVHETRNLKGRASGDTRAVPVHPDLVASLRDLIAREQLKPGGLLFPGEKGGLLAGSVYRRIWAKARKAVLPEHEFKSPVGKRVYDLRHTCLTTWLNNGIPPAQVAEWAGNSVPVLLSTYARCITGQIAELQQRIEGPQALPGPRLPSSIGLTRAAASSARGARAR, encoded by the coding sequence GTGACTGTTCGGTCCTACAAGGTCCGCTTCTACAAGACGGAGGTCTACGAGGGGAAGCGCGGCTCCACCTACACCGTCCGCTGGTCGGTCGATGGCCGGCGGCACGGCGAGACGTTCAAGAAGAGCGCGCTCGCCGAGTCCTTCCGCGCCACCCTGCTCGTCGCCGCCAACAATGGCGAGCCCTTCGACCAGGACACCGGCCGACCTGTCTCCCACGCCGCGCCGTCCACCGAGATCACCTGGTACGACTTCGCCATCCAGTACGTCGACATGAAGTGGTCCCGCATCTCGGCGAACAACCGCATCAGCACCGCCAAAGCCCTGACCAAGGCCACGCTCGCACTCCTCCGGGCCGAGCCCGTCCAGTACGAGGGCGTGGACGTCCGCAAGGCGCTGCGCGAGTACGCCTTCAACAAGAACCGCCGGGAGGAAGCCCCGTCCGAGTACCGGGCGATCCTGGCCTGGATCCGGCGCAACTCGCTCCCGATGAGCGCTTGGGAGGACACCAAGCACGTCGACGCCGTCCTCCATGCCCTCGACACTGTCCTCAACGGCACGCCGGCCGCCGCCAGCTCTGCCAAGCGCTACCGCCGCATCCTCAACGTGGTCCTGCGCCACGCCGTCCGCCAGAACGTCCTTCGGGCCAACCCCATGCCCAAGGGGAAGGAGGAGAACGCCGCCCCGAAGACCTCCGGCGCCGTCGACAAGCGATCCCTCCTCAACCCCCACCAGGTGGCCGGCCTGCTCGTCTGGATCGCCGCTCGGCCTCGCACCGGCCATCGGCTCACCGTGTTCTTCGCGACCCTGTACTACACCGGTCTGCGCCCTGAGGAAGCGGTCGCCCTGCGAGTCGAGGACGCCGTCCTGCCCGCGACCGGCTGGGGCGAGCTCCGTGTCCACACGGCAGAGCCCGAGGTTGGCAGCCACTGGACCGACGACGGCGAGGTCCACGAGACCCGTAACCTCAAGGGCCGCGCATCCGGAGACACCCGCGCTGTCCCCGTCCACCCCGACTTGGTCGCGAGCCTCCGGGACCTGATCGCACGCGAGCAACTCAAGCCCGGTGGCCTGCTCTTCCCCGGAGAGAAGGGCGGTCTCCTGGCCGGCTCCGTCTACCGACGGATCTGGGCCAAGGCCCGCAAGGCCGTCCTGCCCGAGCACGAGTTCAAGTCGCCTGTCGGGAAGCGCGTATACGACCTCCGGCACACCTGCCTGACGACCTGGCTCAACAACGGCATCCCGCCCGCCCAGGTCGCCGAATGGGCCGGCAACAGCGTCCCCGTCCTGCTCTCCACCTACGCCCGCTGCATCACCGGGCAGATCGCCGAACTCCAGCAACGCATCGAAGGCCCCCAGGCACTGCCCGGTCCGCGGCTGCCTTCGAGCATCGGTCTTACCCGTGCCGCAGCCTCTTCGGCGAGAGGTGCTCGGGCAAGGTGA
- a CDS encoding FtsX-like permease family protein — MTPPSLWYLLLGLALAAVVTVLGITVTSSATELRPDLVRLHRVGLSPGTLRRIVVCQSVTIATLAAVLGTAAGWGLSAARNWPGDIPVVMDWAAISAVVALTVILGAAYGALAAPRRLGNTLNRTEA, encoded by the coding sequence GTGACACCGCCCTCCCTGTGGTACCTCCTGCTCGGCCTCGCACTGGCCGCCGTGGTGACCGTTCTCGGCATCACAGTCACCTCCTCCGCGACCGAGCTCCGACCCGACCTGGTGCGCTTGCACCGCGTCGGCCTGTCCCCGGGTACGCTGCGCCGGATCGTCGTCTGTCAGTCGGTCACTATCGCCACCCTCGCGGCAGTGCTCGGCACCGCCGCCGGGTGGGGTCTGAGCGCCGCACGGAACTGGCCCGGGGACATCCCGGTCGTCATGGACTGGGCAGCCATCTCCGCCGTCGTCGCCCTGACCGTCATCCTCGGCGCAGCCTACGGGGCACTCGCCGCACCACGCCGCCTCGGCAATACCCTCAACCGCACTGAAGCCTGA